A genomic stretch from Carassius auratus strain Wakin chromosome 37, ASM336829v1, whole genome shotgun sequence includes:
- the LOC113055849 gene encoding protein BCCIP homolog codes for MASSAKRRAIETGQKPQDSAESSDEGLENSGDEDSGNSEEEINEEVIVDFEAHAISDNDFHGIKTLLQQLFLKSHVNTSDLTDIIIQQNHIGSVIRQAEVPDDSDDEADPDEVFGFISMVNLTERQGVECLEQLKDMLIERCVKASSPDVQERFEQLLLDKVQSVGLLLSERFVNVPPQIALPMHKQLQKEMAEAQRTNKPSGKCQFCLMISKTCKAAKKSRSGAAQPKEELLFVNDEEEFFYEQATLKFSYCVQDEADSCATGKWSYDDVPMKPYRTVMVIPADRMGAIMDKMTEYLSV; via the exons ATGGCTTCATCTGCGAAGAGGCGAGCTATTGAAACGGGACAAAAACCCCAAGACAGCGCTGAAAGCTCGGACGAGGGTCTGGAAAACTCTGGCGACGAGGACAGTGGAAATTCAGAAGAGGAAATAAACGAG GAGGTTATTGTGGACTTTGAAGCACACGCGATATCCGACAACGACTTTCATGGCATTAAAACCCTTCTGCAGCAG cTGTTCCTGAAGTCTCACGTGAACACGTCTGATCTGACTGACATCATCATCCAGCAGAATCACATCGGCAGCGTCATCAGA CAAGCGGAGGTACCGGACGACAGTGATGATGAAGCCGACCCAGACGAGGTGTTTGGATTCATCAGTATGGTGAACCTCACCGAGAGACAG GGTGTGGAGTGTCTGGAGCAGCTGAAGGACATGCTGATAGAGCGGTGTGTTAAAGCCAGCTCCCCGGATGTTCAGGAGCGCTTCGAGCAGCTGCTGCTGGATAAGGTACAGTCTGTCGGGCTGCTGCTGAGCGAGAGATTCGTCAACGTCCCGCCACAGATCGCCCTCCCCATGCACAAACAACTTCA GAAGGAAATGGCTGAAGCACAAAGGACCAATAAACCCAGCGGTAAATGCCAGTTCTGCCTGATGATCAGCAAAACCTGTAAAGCAGCCAAGAAGAGCAGATCTGGAGCAGCTCAACCTAAAGAAGAGCTGCTGTTCGTGAACGATGAGGAGGAGTTCTTCTATGAG CAAGCCACGCTGAAATTCAGCTACTGCGTTCAGGACGAGGCTGATTCCTGTGCGACGGGAAAGTGGTCATACGATGACGTACCGATGAAGCCGTACCGCACAGTGATGGTGATCCCAGCGGACAGGATGGGAGCCATCATGGATAAAATGACTGAATATCTGAGTGTCTGA